One Gossypium arboreum isolate Shixiya-1 chromosome 13, ASM2569848v2, whole genome shotgun sequence genomic window, AGCTCGATGGAGTTCTAAGGAAGAGGAGGGCTTTACGTAATAGATTCATGGAATTTGTGGATGGATTTCTGTCCTTGCGTAAGGATATCAGTGTGGACAGATTTCGCCTCTGCTATGGACCCGGAATTGATCATCCCAAGATCAATGAATGGATACCGTACGCAGTAAGGCATGGCGTTAGAGAACTTGAATTGATCTTTCAAAGTGGAACCTTCGAAACAAGACATTTCACTGACCTGGAATTCTGGGTTTTCACTTGTAAAACACTGCTCACATTGAGATTATTCAACCTTCCAAGTCTTGTCCTGACTATTCCCACCCATTGTTGTCTGCCGAATCTCAAAGGTCTCCATCTTACTTTTCTGAAATTCTCTGATAATGAATCCATTAGAAGGCTACATTCGAGCTGCAATTCGCTGAAGGAATTGCTTGTTCAATCATGAAGTCCATCTTATTCTGTCCAACCACTttccttttacatttttttttgtttttattacttttcacttaattaatgtTTAGGTAGTTTAAGGATAATATAACGTTTATGGGCAAGAGTTGAGATATCAGGTTTTACAAGTTTACAAACTGGTTTGTGGTTactttctatttctcaaaatttactTGTAAACGGTGTATGTGGTAATGAGTTTGTATCCAAGACCTTCTTTTTTTTACTTATGCTTTTACTTGTGTGTAGgtgtgagcaaaactcgattcgatttaaaaaaatcgaaaaaaaattaaattttgatttaaattaatcgagttattcgagtcaactcgaaattttttttcgaatttcaagTTCGAATCGAATTGAGTTTTAGAATttaaataactcgaataatttgaataaactgaatattaaattataatattttaaaattttactccaAACTCTCAAACTTTTTtacttttcccttaacacttttACTCTGTTCATATCTCACCcccatctaccccaaacccatttcccttcaattttttttgaatattttacctccaaaattttactctccatttacttttttccaaaattttaccCCCCCGAAACTctccaaaactttttatttttccactaaacttttacttctcaccttTTATCcccaaatcaaaaattaaaatcatacaATTTTTTCCTTAaacctaaataataataatttatttatatctattatttatattattaaattaaatttcacattttgcactatttatattattgaattgtttaatcatattgaatctatataaatttctattaaaattgaattattgatatgACATAAAATATTGGTGATAAAATTTTtatgttggtatcaatttcacattttatctttaaaataattttattaaaaaaatcacatttttacatataatatatttttttaatttcaaaatatatagtggcaagaattagaaaataattgaaacaactaaggcttagtttggatgggTGGTATGTTTACTTCGGTAAGGTTAAAAACAGCGGTGGCGATGAGATTAGTTACTgtagcggtgagattagatactgtagcagTGAGATTAGGAATAATGGTGTGGTGTGTGTTTGGATTCAAACGCAGCTGTAGCGGTGATGTGAGAATAAAAAATGACTATTAAAGATATCGATTAGAATTGATAtataataaaagttttaaaattattttactttttaaaattattaaaatatgtgaatttataaattcatttaataaaatattaaaatgtatcttccaatattttattataaatattttaatgaattatataatcaatttaaattatttattagataaaatgataattattttaatttttattgttaaatattattttataacaagggtaaactacaaaaatagtcacttttgtttgtaaaaaggagaaaagaaatttacaaataatataattttcacTCAAATGCATAATTTACCCGGATAAAGTATGTATTAACAGATATAGTTAAAATCTagttggcacttaaaatctagtttTAGTTctcaaatatgaaaaataaaatgataagacttttaaaattttaactggGTAAAAATAGACCAatggaattttaaattattttacttttacaaaattatgaaaaatacgtaaatttataaattcatttaataaaatatgtttattaaaatgtttattttaattaattaatattaattttataatggtaatatatataattactatttaaaaaatcagcatacaaacatacattagataaaaggttaaaattgtaaaaaaccaGGTTGACTGGGGTTGCTGTTTTTTCATTGGAGCTTTAAGCTCTAGTTGAAAATTGGAGCTTCGGTGAGGTGAGGCTTTCCAAACGTGCCTCACCATTGATGTTCCAAACACGCAAAAACTCCAGCAAAATTGTATTATTCCTTAAGATTCCATCACACTGGTGTTAATTGGTGATCCAAAGGAAGCCTAAGTAAAAAAGATAACTCAtgtataaaagattaataaataaattatgaggtgataaaaattaataacaaatttaattacGGTAGGTGTCAATGGTTACAAAGACTtagtcatttttttaaaatttaactcgaacaaatatattcgattcgaatttcatctcactcgactcgattcaagaaaatttcaatcgagttagaatgataaaatatgattcatcaatttgaaattttttatttaattcgaTCTGATCGAACATTCACCCCTAACCTTGTGCATGAAGCCATTACAAACACTGTTTGTTGGGATAGTGGTGCCAATTTACTAAAGTTTATAGCAGATGTttatttaaacaataaaaaattggaaaattttaataaaacattcgACTCACTGATTTCAGACCAAATCGTGGGTATATTTTTGgcaattattttctttttttagtaCTGCTAAAGTCAATTGGGGTTGGGTGTGTGATCCGAAGTCAGGGTGGTTTGGATTACATGGAATAATGCTTGTATACTTCAAAATCTTTGGGCAGTAGGATTGCAAACAGGTTCCTTATGGGGGATTGGGTAAATGCTTATTTACAAATGGAAGGTTATTTCAATAATGAGAGGGCTTGTAAGGCTTGAAAAATGGAATTGGACAAAAAAAATGAGGCCCGTTTAAAATATGAGTTGGTTTCGGGCTTGAACATTCATGGCTTGAGCCCGGCCCTGCCTGACACGTTTTAAGTTTATAgtactttatattatgtaatttataacacatcaAAAGATAAagctatactaaatatataatactattctAATGCAAACATTAACAAAAtattaagatgactatataaaaaattcaataaataaaaatgtataatattattaaatattaaaataatataatataaatatttttaaaaatttaaaataatatgggTGAGTCTAAAATGGTCTTGGGTTAGTCTTTTGTAAATATGGATAGGTTTGGGCAAAATTTAGGCCTAGATTTTGGGCCGGGTAGGCCGGGCTTGGGCAAGCATAAAATATGTTAACATCATGTTTAGACCTGACCCAAACTCGGCCTGACCCAACCCATGAGCACATTTAATTAGAAGGTAAGAAATGTGGATGTTTATGTGATAGAAGTTGCAACACCCCTGTAACACCCTGAAAttttctacagtaagatattatccttaatatagtaaaataaggaaataaagtgacaagaagaggaaaattgagttatgtcactaggaagtatattatgacatattgattcaagaaaggactaaattgtaaaagtgataaAAATTTTGAGgtctaagagtaaatactcaaaatttgagggattaaagtgtaaatatgaaaaatttgaaggactaatagtgaaaatatttgaagggtggaatgatctagaaaccaaggaaaattgatgaattaggaccaaattgaataggtgaagaattatgagggactaaattataattttaccaaattaagtgatgactcaagaatgaaattttaaaagatcacaaagggcaaaacagtcaattggaagagagaaaaatctagaaagtaatgatgatattggtgatattttataattatttaattagataattattatttatttaatattttaataagatattttattattttatttagtctatatatgtgtgtgtgtgtgtgtgtcacaCACACCATCCATCATTGTCCATGCATCCCACGTTAGAAAGAAGATGAGAAGAAAGAAACTTttcattatttacaatttagttattCCACTAAAAATTCatcattttcacctagaaatcaaaagaattttcatggttaccaagagagaaaaataataaggaGACTATGGAaagctagaatatcaagttagattcaagaaatagaagctgaaggagagagaaaatcgaGTTAAAAGATTGGAAACAAtaagacaaggtaagaacatcaagatttccatgtatttttaagtttgatattattgaaaaagcacgGAAATGAAGctaaagtagagttttcttatatatggttctatgttcttgatatattagtgaagagaaataagagaaagtggTAGGAAATATTGTAGAGAcaggaaataagggtgttataaacttaataattaacattttgcactaaaatagttttgggcgcagtagtagtctaactttcaaaaatcaccaaaaattgtagaaatcgaataagagaatgaataaaatattaaattaaatattattaagtctagttttttatagaagaaaccatgtaagcaatgaaattgtgaatcatgagatatgatcaattttgtgagataaggccAGAATGactttgggttcccctattctgactttgaaaaatcatcaaaaattggataaaaataattaggttcttaaaattatatgtttaaaatcatgaatgattctattttcaatataaacaaacaagaacatcatccgaatcctgtacaatgagataattaatttttagtaaagaagggtggGAACAATTAGACAGCAGGATAatagtgaatttaaagaataaactgtactttttggataaacaaaaaattatgaaaattttatggtaagaagatacataagtctagtttcatttaaaattatcggatcttaatttcgagttctgtagctcaagatataaataatatagtgactatgatgcaaatgaatagttttgaatatacatataagtaaatagtggaattattgataatgttacttgtagcatgttatataaattaaggatgtggaatggagaggaggaagaggattaggctcagggactaaattgaataaaagtaaaaatttatgggcaattttgtaaaaattttagaaatgaccaatttacatgaaatggattattttattatttaaaattgcaaaatggaatgaaattattaatttagttcaagaacggggaaaaacatgttttaaggattaaattgaaaagtattgaaattttggaaaattctgatattttatagaattcatgggttgttatcaatttttatgagaataacggctggaaataaggattaaattgcaagaattttattttttttagcctaatgatgaaatcgtcattaattaaaagtttaggggtaaaatggtaattatgtttagagcattaattgaatgtattagaacatgaaataaatgaaaatgacgatcaaatttatttataaagatccggatgacttgaatacaAGACTTGAAcgtagaaaagaaaagatatcggattaatgaaattataaacatgaataagcaacgaggtaagttagtgtaacttgaattttatttttaaatgcatgaaatatcgatataatgaattacatgatttatgtttatgaagaaatggcaagagaatgatatttatcatggcatgtaaatatgtgattatctttgatacgttgatatAAGGAAATGAAGTATATTaagacgagtaataaattcaagtaaaacatgttgagaaaaataagtacttttaagggacaatatgttgattttaattggttctaaatatgaacgttagatgaaataaaatatctgataaataaatcggtaacttcggtaatgctccgtaactctattccggtgatagATTTGGGCTAGGGCCGTTACAACCCCTAACTCGACTCTGTTGCTGAATTTACATCATTAAActattcatttattaatttaaataaaaacatttgATTCTACATTTCATTCATAGAAAAATAACATTTACGAAACTTAAAACGAGCTTACAGGACCCTAGAAATAGTTTGAGAACAATCATGGACTAATTTGAATTAAAAcagaaaaacatgaaaaattttgaaattctcaaaacaggggtcacaagACTGTGTGGCCAAGTCGTGGCTCAGGGACATGGCTGTGTAGCTaccccacacgcctgtgtggctactCAACATGCTTGTGTGCTCAAACCGTATAACTAACTATGATCGTGTGAAAAATCTTGTACCTAAAATTAATaaggcacatggtcgtgtgagtaGGCTGTGTTAGCACACGACTGTGTAATAGCTTGTGTCCCAGGCTATGTGCAGCTTAAAAAGTTTCCAAAATAAGAAAAACTTTCATCCAAAACTTAGGTACCAAGCCAAATCAAAATTAACCATTTTCATACTTTAAAAACACAATTAACTAGCCAAAAACATTCAACCAATGTGTCCTTATTGACACTACAATTCAATTATCAACCTCAATTCACATGTTACACAAAACTAATTTGCATTCAAGTtcataagttcatatataaaactCATGCTACACTTACCATTTCTTCTTATTCATTCATACCATGATTCAAATACTTACATAACATTTATATCCAATGACCAAAACAACTTTATATGACCATATTCACACATGATTAAAGGCACATACACAAGCAAGCTAATACTAAGCTTAAGCATCTTTGGATCAATCTCATATGTAACTAGTAAATATTCAAAACATTAACAAAAcacacctattacatgccatataacccaaAGATAAACATATAAAAAACAACCAAAAGATATTTGGATAGAATGATTCTTTGAGTTGATTCGATTGTCCATTTCCACAAACCTTAATCTACAAAAACTAGAAGAAAAGACACGAGTAAGCTTTactagagcttagtaagttcaagggttaaaatgataaaattaccgTAAAAACAAATAAATCACAAAgtaaagttaataaaatataatattgtcAATCACAACCATTCAATAGGTGAGTCTTTATATCAATAcacataataaataatttattcaattatacTATATCATTCAATGTAAACTCATGTTATTCAATCAGAAAATCATATAACCATTTACAAGATGAATTACAAATCATGTAACCATTAAAAATCTGCCCGATCCAGAACACACCAAAACACTTAAACGAGCTAAACCAACCGAGAACATACTTGGGCATCAAGTGCCTAGCTTGTAGGCTAACATCCCTCTGGAACACACATGGGCACCAAGTGCCTAGCCTGAAGGCTTTACATCCTCCCCTGCTAACACACCAGAATCAGTATAATATAACAGAAATAGCTGATCCATTAAataaccctacaaaatagttaacaaatgatacctccactcgctaatcccctatagaaggattagttcctcatggttttCATAAACAATATAGAAACAGTATAAAGATAGAACATGAAGAATAAAGTGAAGTATAAAGTCTaagaaaatgtttgatttgtattAAGAATGAATTGAATCCCTGAGTTTGATTGTCTTCGACAAACCAAATCTATTGAAATTAACAAAGAGCAACttgaaaataaatctaaaacctaaaaagaaaaaaaagttaaacTGAAATTAAAAGCAGAATTCTCAACGAAGCAATTATTGTCTATAACATGTGACAAATGAGACTATTTATAGATTTCAGGTGGCCGTCTTCCTTAACCTTAGGTTCGctgatgtaacagcccgatttagaccctaatcgaagtttcgggaccacgaatctaagtcagaaaaatatttaaaaattgttttttatgtttattttgtgtgaatttatatctatgaaattttcgtaatttaattttatcgtttgggtgtccgattaaataaaaggacttaatcgcataaaataaaattttgaagggCCAAATAGTGGTTGTCTTTGTAATGTGGGATGTTTATAATGCAATTATACCCTTGGATGTTTGTATGGACACATTCGGCCATAGGAAGGTGAAGTATGAATGATATTAAATAAGGTTAAAaagataaattatgtaataaaatgtttataataaaacataagatTAAAATAAGCTATCATATTATTATGTTCATCCACCGAAATAAGAAACAATGTTCATCCACCGaaataagaaacaaaagaaaagaaacaacaaAAGCTAGGTTCGACCATCTTTCTCatcttgattcaaggttcgttcttagtcgatttttgatgatttttacgtttttgagatctttgcttcgagtactacaaaacccatacttgaattttttattttgatgaatattttgagttgtgccattgttgagagcttgtgatttttgttgtttgatgatgaaatatgaaagacatgttctagattaacatgttttgtattggagtttttgatgattttgagtaattaggactaaattacaaaaaata contains:
- the LOC108463529 gene encoding putative FBD-associated F-box protein At3g50710, producing MAIKRKQGFANAENLITRGVKARRIDEEDLADRLSELPDNVILHIMSSLPMKEAVRTCLLSTRWKDLFTSISNIELDGVLRKRRALRNRFMEFVDGFLSLRKDISVDRFRLCYGPGIDHPKINEWIPYAVRHGVRELELIFQSGTFETRHFTDLEFWVFTCKTLLTLRLFNLPSLVLTIPTHCCLPNLKGLHLTFLKFSDNESIRRLHSSCNSLKELLVQS